A portion of the Arcobacter arenosus genome contains these proteins:
- a CDS encoding EscU/YscU/HrcU family type III secretion system export apparatus switch protein, with protein MEKNKLKKAVALGYDIDVDNAPKVIAKGTGELAKNIIKVAENNEIPIKKDEDLVELLSALDIDKEIPDSMYKAVSEIFSFIYDLTSLERKKRELEQK; from the coding sequence ATGGAAAAAAACAAGCTTAAAAAAGCTGTTGCACTAGGTTATGATATTGATGTTGACAATGCACCAAAAGTAATAGCTAAAGGAACAGGAGAATTAGCAAAAAACATTATAAAAGTAGCCGAAAACAATGAAATACCAATAAAAAAAGATGAAGATTTAGTTGAACTTTTGTCTGCATTAGATATAGATAAGGAGATACCCGACTCTATGTATAAAGCTGTTTCAGAAATCTTCTCATTTATTTATGACTTAACAAGCCTTGAACGAAAAAAAAGAGAACTAGAACAAAAGTAA